In Primulina huaijiensis isolate GDHJ02 chromosome 6, ASM1229523v2, whole genome shotgun sequence, a single window of DNA contains:
- the LOC140978553 gene encoding acylamino-acid-releasing enzyme 1 isoform X1, whose protein sequence is MSKLRMVVSAHHSVLHSHFNSPLSISPKKISFFSSQPLCISSSRRSSVLSVMDNSKSNPTKELPVGFDATMLKEYASLSKLLQEFTDIPTIDKAWTFKSDNGNAEDGSHAMFSISQPNTLANKRRKSILSSHILKKNSGSVTFQWAPFPIEVNGVSAMIPSPSGTKLLIIRNPEDGSPTHFEIWGPSDVKDFVVAQSIHGSVYTDGWFEGISWNSDETTVAYVAEEPNPTKPTFNNFGFKTEGATEKECCNWKGQGDWEEDWGETYVGKRRPTLFVIDVNSGEVRAVEGVGDTLSVGQVVWAPSTEGDQYLVFVGWLSSDRKLGMKYCYNRPCFLYAVKAPSFKLEDSLTRNSAEDLVIVNLTLGISSAFFPRFSPGGKYLIFLSARSSVDSGAHSATDSLHKIDWPSDGKLGPHLEIVDVVPVVMCPEDGCFPGLYCSKFLSEPWLSDGHTIILSSVWGSVQAILSVNVLSGRVSLISPNSSNFSWDVLALDADNIIAICSSVIDVPQIKYGSLIHKTSTDAKWNWLDVFSPITKCYENVKSLMSSPQVSILKIPVRSMPENFTEGASKPFEAIFVSSKSKMPNGQEPTIVILHGGPHSVSLSSFSKSLAFLSSLGYSLLIVNYRGSLGFGEEALQSLPGNVGSQDVSDVLTSIDYVIDKGLADPSKIAVLGGSHGGFLTTHLIGQAPDRFVAAAARNPVCNLALMVGTSDIPDWCFFEAYGSEGKALFTESPSPEQLALFHSKSPISHISKVKTPTLFLLGAKDLRVPISNGLQYARALKKKGVETKVIVFPEDVHGIERPQSDFESFLNIGVWFKKYCR, encoded by the exons ATGTCGAAACTTAGGATGGTAGTATCAGCACATCATTCAGTGTTGCACTCCCACTTCAACTCTCCACTCTCTATTTCCCCCAAgaaaatctcatttttttcttcacagCCACTCTGTATCTCCTCCAG TCGAAGATCATCGGTTTTATCTGTCATGGACAATTCAAAATCCAACCCCACCAAAGAACTGCCAGTAGGTTTTGATGCAACTATGCTTAAAGAATATGCTTCTCTTTCAAAGTTACTCCAAGAATTCACAGATATCCCTACCATAGATAAAGCATGGACTTTTAAATCTGACAATGGTAATGCTG AAGATGGTTCTCATGCTATGTTTTCCATTAGCCAACCAAATACTTTGGCCAACAAGAGGAGGAAATCCATATTATCCAgtcacattttaaaaaaaaatagtggtTCTGTAACTTTTCAGTGGGCCCCATTTCCTATCGAGGTTAACGGTGTCTCTGCTATGATACCCTCTCCATCAGGTACAAAGCTTCTAATTATTCGAAACCCTGAGGATGGCTCTCCAACACACTTTGAAATATGGGGCCCATCTGATGTGAAGGACTTTGTTGTTGCGCAGTCTATCCATGGATCGGTATATACTGATGGATG GTTTGAGGGAATCTCATGGAACTCAGATGAAACCACTGTGGCTTATGTTGCCGAGGAACCTAATCCCACAAAACCCACTTTTAATAACTTTGGCTTCAAAACCGAAGGTGCCACAGAGAAGGAATGCTGTAACTGGAAGGGTCAAGGTGATTGGGAAGAGGATTGGGGAGAAACTTATGTCGGCAAAAGGCGGCCAACACTTTTTGTCATTGATGTCAATAG TGGAGAGGTACGTGCTGTTGAAGGAGTAGGAGACACATTGAGTGTTGGCCAAGTTGTATGGGCACCATCAACTGAAGGCGATCAATATTTGGTATTTGTTGGGTGGCTTTCAAGTGATAGGAAACTTGGTATGAAATATTGCTACAATAGGCCTTGTTTCTTGTATGCAGTTAAAGCACCATCTTTCAAATTGGAAGACAGCTTAACCAG AAATTCCGCTGAAGATTTAGTCATTGTCAATTTGACCCTTGGCATCAGCAGTGCATTCTTTCCTCGGTTCAG CCCAGGTGGGAAATACCTCATCTTTTTGTCTGCACGAAGTTCTGTGGACTCCGGGGCACATTCAGCTACAGATTCACTTCATAAGATTGATTGGCCGTCTGATGGAAAGCTTGGACCCCATCTGGAAATTGTAGATGTG GTTCCTGTTGTGATGTGTCCTGAAGATGGCTGCTTTCCTGGGCTTTATTGCTCTAAGTTTCTCAGTGAACCATGGCTTTCTGATGGACATACCATCATTTTATCTTCTGTTTGGGGCAGTGTTCAAGCAATACTTTCAGTGAATGTATTAAG TGGAAGAGTGTCACTGATCAGTCCAAATAGCTCAAACTTTTCTTGGGATGTCCTTGCTCTAGATGCAGACAATATCATTGCCA TTTGCAGTAGCGTAATTGATGTTCCTCAAATCAAGTATGGCAGTCTCATTCACAAGACTTCTACAGATGCTAAATGGAATTGGCTTGACGTTTTTAGCCCCATAACCAAATGCTATGAAAAT GTTAAGTCTTTAATGTCTTCCCCTCAGGTTAGTATATTGAAGATTCCGGTCAGGAGCATGCCTGAGAACTTTACAGAAG GTGCAAGCAAACCATTTGAAGCTATCTTTGTATCTTCCAAATCCAAGATGCCTAATGGGCAAGAACCAACGATAGTAATCCTTCATGGTGGTCCTCACTCTGTTTCATTGTCCAGTTTCTCGAAGTCCTTGGCTTTCCTCAGTTCACTGGGTTACAGTTTGTTGATTGTGAATTATAG AGGTTCATTGGGATTTGGTGAAGAAGCATTGCAGTCTCTTCCAGGGAATGTGGGGTCTCAG GATGTCAGTGATGTTCTCACTTCTATAGACTATGTTATCGATAAGGGACTCGCGGACCCATCTAAAATAGCCGTTCTTGGTGGTTCACATGGTGGATTTTTGACAACGCACTTGATTGGTCAG GCACCGGACAGATTTGTTGCAGCAGCTGCCAGAAACCCTGTATGCAACCTTGCCTTGATGGTTGGCACATCTGATATTCCCGATTGGTGTTTCTTCGAGGCATATGGAAGTGAGGGAAAAGCTCTCTTTACCGAATCCCCTTCACCAGAACAACTTGCTTTGTTTCACAGCAAGTCTCCAATTTCTCACATATCTAAG GTCAAAACTCCCACACTGTTCCTTCTTGGAGCTAAGGACCTTCGTGTGCCGATTTCTAACGGATTACAA TATGCACGAGCATTGAAGAAAAAAGGAGTGGAAACTAAAGTGATTGTGTTTCCTGAAGATGTGCATGGCATTGAACG ACCACAGTCCGATTTTGAGAGCTTCCTCAATATTGGAGTCTGGTTCAAGAAGTACTGCAGATAG
- the LOC140978553 gene encoding acylamino-acid-releasing enzyme 1 isoform X2, with protein MSKLRMVVSAHHSVLHSHFNSPLSISPKKISFFSSQPLCISSSRRSSVLSVMDNSKSNPTKELPVGFDATMLKEYASLSKLLQEFTDIPTIDKAWTFKSDNEDGSHAMFSISQPNTLANKRRKSILSSHILKKNSGSVTFQWAPFPIEVNGVSAMIPSPSGTKLLIIRNPEDGSPTHFEIWGPSDVKDFVVAQSIHGSVYTDGWFEGISWNSDETTVAYVAEEPNPTKPTFNNFGFKTEGATEKECCNWKGQGDWEEDWGETYVGKRRPTLFVIDVNSGEVRAVEGVGDTLSVGQVVWAPSTEGDQYLVFVGWLSSDRKLGMKYCYNRPCFLYAVKAPSFKLEDSLTRNSAEDLVIVNLTLGISSAFFPRFSPGGKYLIFLSARSSVDSGAHSATDSLHKIDWPSDGKLGPHLEIVDVVPVVMCPEDGCFPGLYCSKFLSEPWLSDGHTIILSSVWGSVQAILSVNVLSGRVSLISPNSSNFSWDVLALDADNIIAICSSVIDVPQIKYGSLIHKTSTDAKWNWLDVFSPITKCYENVKSLMSSPQVSILKIPVRSMPENFTEGASKPFEAIFVSSKSKMPNGQEPTIVILHGGPHSVSLSSFSKSLAFLSSLGYSLLIVNYRGSLGFGEEALQSLPGNVGSQDVSDVLTSIDYVIDKGLADPSKIAVLGGSHGGFLTTHLIGQAPDRFVAAAARNPVCNLALMVGTSDIPDWCFFEAYGSEGKALFTESPSPEQLALFHSKSPISHISKVKTPTLFLLGAKDLRVPISNGLQYARALKKKGVETKVIVFPEDVHGIERPQSDFESFLNIGVWFKKYCR; from the exons ATGTCGAAACTTAGGATGGTAGTATCAGCACATCATTCAGTGTTGCACTCCCACTTCAACTCTCCACTCTCTATTTCCCCCAAgaaaatctcatttttttcttcacagCCACTCTGTATCTCCTCCAG TCGAAGATCATCGGTTTTATCTGTCATGGACAATTCAAAATCCAACCCCACCAAAGAACTGCCAGTAGGTTTTGATGCAACTATGCTTAAAGAATATGCTTCTCTTTCAAAGTTACTCCAAGAATTCACAGATATCCCTACCATAGATAAAGCATGGACTTTTAAATCTGACAATG AAGATGGTTCTCATGCTATGTTTTCCATTAGCCAACCAAATACTTTGGCCAACAAGAGGAGGAAATCCATATTATCCAgtcacattttaaaaaaaaatagtggtTCTGTAACTTTTCAGTGGGCCCCATTTCCTATCGAGGTTAACGGTGTCTCTGCTATGATACCCTCTCCATCAGGTACAAAGCTTCTAATTATTCGAAACCCTGAGGATGGCTCTCCAACACACTTTGAAATATGGGGCCCATCTGATGTGAAGGACTTTGTTGTTGCGCAGTCTATCCATGGATCGGTATATACTGATGGATG GTTTGAGGGAATCTCATGGAACTCAGATGAAACCACTGTGGCTTATGTTGCCGAGGAACCTAATCCCACAAAACCCACTTTTAATAACTTTGGCTTCAAAACCGAAGGTGCCACAGAGAAGGAATGCTGTAACTGGAAGGGTCAAGGTGATTGGGAAGAGGATTGGGGAGAAACTTATGTCGGCAAAAGGCGGCCAACACTTTTTGTCATTGATGTCAATAG TGGAGAGGTACGTGCTGTTGAAGGAGTAGGAGACACATTGAGTGTTGGCCAAGTTGTATGGGCACCATCAACTGAAGGCGATCAATATTTGGTATTTGTTGGGTGGCTTTCAAGTGATAGGAAACTTGGTATGAAATATTGCTACAATAGGCCTTGTTTCTTGTATGCAGTTAAAGCACCATCTTTCAAATTGGAAGACAGCTTAACCAG AAATTCCGCTGAAGATTTAGTCATTGTCAATTTGACCCTTGGCATCAGCAGTGCATTCTTTCCTCGGTTCAG CCCAGGTGGGAAATACCTCATCTTTTTGTCTGCACGAAGTTCTGTGGACTCCGGGGCACATTCAGCTACAGATTCACTTCATAAGATTGATTGGCCGTCTGATGGAAAGCTTGGACCCCATCTGGAAATTGTAGATGTG GTTCCTGTTGTGATGTGTCCTGAAGATGGCTGCTTTCCTGGGCTTTATTGCTCTAAGTTTCTCAGTGAACCATGGCTTTCTGATGGACATACCATCATTTTATCTTCTGTTTGGGGCAGTGTTCAAGCAATACTTTCAGTGAATGTATTAAG TGGAAGAGTGTCACTGATCAGTCCAAATAGCTCAAACTTTTCTTGGGATGTCCTTGCTCTAGATGCAGACAATATCATTGCCA TTTGCAGTAGCGTAATTGATGTTCCTCAAATCAAGTATGGCAGTCTCATTCACAAGACTTCTACAGATGCTAAATGGAATTGGCTTGACGTTTTTAGCCCCATAACCAAATGCTATGAAAAT GTTAAGTCTTTAATGTCTTCCCCTCAGGTTAGTATATTGAAGATTCCGGTCAGGAGCATGCCTGAGAACTTTACAGAAG GTGCAAGCAAACCATTTGAAGCTATCTTTGTATCTTCCAAATCCAAGATGCCTAATGGGCAAGAACCAACGATAGTAATCCTTCATGGTGGTCCTCACTCTGTTTCATTGTCCAGTTTCTCGAAGTCCTTGGCTTTCCTCAGTTCACTGGGTTACAGTTTGTTGATTGTGAATTATAG AGGTTCATTGGGATTTGGTGAAGAAGCATTGCAGTCTCTTCCAGGGAATGTGGGGTCTCAG GATGTCAGTGATGTTCTCACTTCTATAGACTATGTTATCGATAAGGGACTCGCGGACCCATCTAAAATAGCCGTTCTTGGTGGTTCACATGGTGGATTTTTGACAACGCACTTGATTGGTCAG GCACCGGACAGATTTGTTGCAGCAGCTGCCAGAAACCCTGTATGCAACCTTGCCTTGATGGTTGGCACATCTGATATTCCCGATTGGTGTTTCTTCGAGGCATATGGAAGTGAGGGAAAAGCTCTCTTTACCGAATCCCCTTCACCAGAACAACTTGCTTTGTTTCACAGCAAGTCTCCAATTTCTCACATATCTAAG GTCAAAACTCCCACACTGTTCCTTCTTGGAGCTAAGGACCTTCGTGTGCCGATTTCTAACGGATTACAA TATGCACGAGCATTGAAGAAAAAAGGAGTGGAAACTAAAGTGATTGTGTTTCCTGAAGATGTGCATGGCATTGAACG ACCACAGTCCGATTTTGAGAGCTTCCTCAATATTGGAGTCTGGTTCAAGAAGTACTGCAGATAG
- the LOC140978554 gene encoding uncharacterized protein yields MGALMSKFWFMLFPAKEYKIVVVGLDNAGKTTTLYKLHLGEVVTTHPTVGSNVEEVVYKNIRFEVWDLGGQERLRTSWATYYRGTHAVIVVIDSTDRARISIVKDELFGLLPNEDLQNAVVLIFANKQDIKDCMTPAEITDALSLHSIKNHDWHIQASCALTGEGLYDGMGWIAQKVTGKATI; encoded by the exons ATGGGTGCACTCATGTCCAAATTCTGGTTCATGCTGTTTCCGGCGAAGGAGTATAAGATCGTCGTGGTGGGTCTGGACAACGCCGGAAAAACGACGACGCTCTACAAGCTTCATTTAGGGGAGGTGGTCACCACCCACCCTACTGTTGGAAGCAATGTCGAGGAGGTTGTTTACAAGAATATTCGTTTCGAG GTATGGGATCTTGGTGGGCAAGAACGACTCAGGACGTCGTGGGCAACATACTATCGTGGGACTCATGCTGTTATCGTGGTAATTGACAGCACAGACAGAGCTAGGATTTCCATCGTGAAGGACGAATTATTTGGACTCCTTCCAAACGAAGATCTACAAAATGCTGTTGTTCTCATATTTGCAAACAAGCAGGATATTAAAGATTGCATGACACCTGCTGAAATTACCGATGCTCTCTCACTTCACAGTATCAAGAACCATGATTGGCATATTCAAGCTAGTTGCGCTCTTACTGGTGAAGGTTTATACGATGGCATGGGATGGATAGCGCAGAAAGTAACTGGGAAAGCAACTATTTGA
- the LOC140978555 gene encoding guanine nucleotide-binding protein subunit gamma 2-like, whose translation MQTGSSGELRSPTGAADTRGKHRVSAELKRLEQETRFLEEELEQLEKMEKASAACKEMLSIIETRPDPLLPVSNGPINPIWDRWFEGLQDSSGCRCRIL comes from the exons ATGCAAACTGGGAGTTCAGGCGAGCTTCGATCGCCGACGGGAGCAGCGGATACAAGAGGGAAACACAGGGTTTCTGCTGAATTGAAGAGACTTGAGCAAGAAACTCGATTCTTGGAG GAAGAATTGGAACAGCTCGAGAAAATGGAGAAAGCATCAGCTGCTTGTAAGGA GATGCTGAGTATTATTGAGACAAGACCAGATCCTCTTCTTCCTGT ATCGAATGGTCCGATAAATCCAATCTGGGATCGATGGTTTGAAGGGCTTCAAGATTCTTCTGGATGTAGGTGCCGGATACTATGA